Proteins encoded in a region of the Bradyrhizobium sp. CB3481 genome:
- a CDS encoding ABC transporter substrate-binding protein, with the protein MKAAFFARALTAGLLALLTGLMPARAETLDKVSFGTNWVAEAEHGGFFQAVADGTYKKYGLDVTIVPGGPNTNNRILLTAGKLDFFMTANTLQSFDAVTNNVPVVAVAAIFQKDPQVFLIHPETKFTKLEDLKPLTLFVSKEGVASYFQWLKSEYGFSESKVKPYTFNSQPFIVNKQSAMQGYVTSEPFAVEKAAGFKPGVILLADHGFNAYSTLIETRREIVDKKPDLVQRFVDASAIGWYNYLYGDNSAGNAMIKKMNPEMTDELLSYSVAKMKEYGIVDSGDTLRDGIGAMSDARVASFFDKMVRAGVVRRDIDYRQAYTLRFVNKGVGVDLRPKN; encoded by the coding sequence TTTTGCGCGAGCGTTAACCGCAGGTCTTCTGGCGTTGCTGACGGGACTGATGCCCGCCCGCGCGGAAACCCTCGACAAGGTGTCGTTTGGAACCAACTGGGTCGCAGAGGCCGAGCATGGCGGGTTCTTCCAGGCGGTCGCCGACGGCACCTACAAGAAATACGGCCTCGACGTCACCATCGTTCCCGGCGGTCCCAACACCAACAACCGCATCCTCCTGACTGCCGGCAAGCTCGATTTCTTCATGACCGCGAACACGCTGCAATCGTTCGACGCCGTCACCAACAACGTGCCGGTGGTCGCGGTCGCCGCCATCTTCCAGAAGGACCCGCAGGTCTTCCTGATCCATCCGGAAACCAAGTTCACCAAACTCGAAGATCTCAAGCCGCTCACGCTGTTCGTGTCCAAGGAAGGCGTCGCGAGCTATTTCCAGTGGCTGAAGTCCGAATACGGGTTCAGCGAGAGCAAGGTCAAACCCTACACCTTCAATTCGCAGCCCTTCATCGTGAACAAGCAGAGCGCGATGCAGGGTTACGTCACCTCCGAACCCTTTGCCGTCGAGAAGGCGGCCGGCTTCAAGCCGGGCGTAATCCTGCTCGCCGATCACGGCTTCAACGCCTATTCGACGCTGATCGAGACGCGCCGCGAGATCGTCGACAAGAAGCCGGACCTCGTGCAGCGCTTTGTCGATGCCTCCGCGATCGGCTGGTACAACTATCTCTATGGCGATAATTCGGCTGGCAATGCCATGATCAAGAAGATGAACCCGGAAATGACCGACGAATTGCTGAGCTATTCCGTCGCCAAGATGAAGGAATACGGCATCGTCGATTCCGGCGACACCTTGCGCGACGGCATCGGCGCCATGAGCGATGCGCGCGTCGCCAGCTTCTTCGACAAGATGGTGCGGGCCGGCGTGGTTCGCCGCGATATCGATTATCGCCAGGCTTACACGCTGCGCTTCGTCAACAAGGGCGTCGGTGTCGATCTGCGGCCGAAGAACTGA
- a CDS encoding ABC transporter ATP-binding protein, translating to MAEPALSETDIDAAGLAVRLRAVTKTYDNGVTALGPLDLDVAKGQFVSLLGPSGCGKSTALRLIAGLAAPSAGTVEVSHRASKADGRHPIGFVFQEPTLMPWASVRENVRLPLKLAHVTTDDADRRIDAALAQVGLVEFAGAYPRELSGGMKMRVSLARALVTDPDILLLDEPFAALDEITRFRLNNDLLDLWRKLHKTIIFVTHSVFESVYLSQRVIVMTARPGRLAREFRITTTEPRSEEFRTSAEYAAHCREVSGALAPSYSGQRGA from the coding sequence ATGGCCGAGCCGGCCTTGTCCGAGACGGATATCGACGCCGCCGGCCTCGCGGTGCGGCTGCGCGCCGTGACCAAGACCTATGACAACGGCGTGACGGCGCTGGGGCCGCTCGATCTCGATGTCGCGAAGGGCCAATTCGTCTCGCTGCTCGGGCCGTCGGGCTGCGGAAAATCGACCGCGCTGCGGCTGATTGCAGGGCTCGCTGCGCCGAGCGCGGGCACGGTGGAGGTTTCCCATCGCGCCAGCAAGGCGGATGGGCGTCATCCCATCGGCTTTGTGTTTCAGGAGCCCACCTTGATGCCGTGGGCGAGCGTGCGCGAGAACGTGCGTCTGCCGCTCAAGCTGGCGCATGTAACGACTGATGACGCCGACCGGCGCATCGACGCGGCGCTGGCTCAGGTCGGCCTTGTCGAATTTGCCGGTGCATACCCCAGAGAACTCTCCGGCGGCATGAAGATGCGGGTCTCGCTGGCGCGCGCGCTGGTCACCGACCCCGATATTCTGCTGCTGGACGAGCCGTTCGCGGCGCTCGACGAGATCACGCGCTTTCGGCTCAACAACGATTTGCTGGATCTCTGGCGCAAGCTGCACAAGACCATCATCTTCGTCACCCATTCGGTGTTCGAGTCGGTCTATCTGTCGCAGCGGGTGATCGTGATGACGGCGCGGCCGGGCCGCCTGGCACGCGAGTTTCGCATCACGACGACGGAGCCGCGCAGCGAGGAGTTTCGTACCTCGGCGGAGTACGCGGCCCACTGCCGTGAGGTCTCCGGCGCGCTCGCGCCGTCCTATTCCGGGCAGCGCGGCGCATGA
- a CDS encoding ABC transporter permease, translated as MSSFQNIGRMLMPIIVAAAGLALWELVVRVNDIQPYVLPSPYVVLQTLVADWSVLSESLGVTLLTTLEGFIAAAVVGIALALLFNQSKWLEYSLFPYAVILQVTPVIAIAPLLLIYLPQQTAVIVCAWIVGFFPVLANTTLGLNSVDRNLAGLFQLYGASRLQTLRYLKLPAALPYILGGLRIAGGLSLIGAVVAEIAAGTAGAGSGLAFRIAESGYRLNIPRMFAALLLLSVAGIVIYALLALVSHLVLRRWHESALGKEN; from the coding sequence ATGAGCTCGTTCCAGAATATCGGCCGCATGCTCATGCCCATCATTGTGGCTGCGGCAGGGCTTGCGCTGTGGGAACTCGTGGTGCGCGTCAACGACATCCAGCCCTATGTGCTGCCGAGCCCCTATGTCGTGTTGCAGACGCTTGTTGCCGACTGGAGCGTGCTGTCGGAATCGCTCGGCGTCACCCTGCTCACGACGCTGGAAGGCTTCATCGCGGCCGCGGTCGTCGGCATCGCGCTGGCGCTGTTGTTCAACCAGTCGAAATGGCTGGAATATTCGCTGTTTCCTTACGCCGTGATCCTGCAGGTCACGCCTGTCATCGCCATCGCGCCGCTGCTTTTGATTTATCTGCCGCAGCAGACCGCGGTGATAGTCTGCGCCTGGATCGTGGGCTTTTTTCCGGTTCTCGCCAACACCACGCTCGGGCTGAATTCGGTGGACCGCAATCTGGCCGGGCTGTTTCAGCTCTATGGCGCATCGCGCCTGCAGACGCTTCGCTATCTGAAATTGCCGGCGGCACTGCCCTATATTCTCGGCGGCCTTCGGATCGCGGGCGGTCTTTCGCTGATCGGCGCCGTGGTCGCCGAAATTGCGGCAGGCACGGCCGGCGCCGGCTCTGGCCTCGCCTTCCGGATCGCAGAATCCGGCTATCGCCTCAACATTCCCCGAATGTTCGCGGCGCTGTTGTTGCTGTCGGTGGCCGGGATTGTCATCTATGCCCTGCTGGCGCTAGTTTCGCACCTCGTGCTACGCCGCTGGCACGAAAGCGCGCTTGGAAAGGAAAATTGA